From Campylobacteraceae bacterium, one genomic window encodes:
- a CDS encoding NAD(P)/FAD-dependent oxidoreductase produces MRIAIVGGGAAGIVAAITSKRLNKDLHIDIFDANKAIGKKILASGNGRCNISNTQVSASNYIGEDTSFVEHALKVFDFKAFENFCKSIGLLLDIKETNKVYPLSNEAKSVVNLLILSVESLGINVYTSTLITSIQKNNNTFTLKCENNEYKNYDKVLVCNGLGAAPQLQANESGIDFANAFDHSCNITYPSLVGLQSQVDYHNRMQGVKKECLVSLYIDGQLEQEIYGDVLFTKYGVSGFAILDISQLAAQALSLYQDVKISINFFSKINRNDLANQIQNLFKALPEQKVSDLLIGMLSNKIPTVLLDICKISHEAKAADINNKQIKSLAYQLNSWKLKITDTQGFKHAEVSGGGVRTAEVDNKTYESKKVKGLYFAGEVLDIVGNRGGFNLQFAWASGYAAGVSISK; encoded by the coding sequence TTGAGAATAGCTATTGTAGGGGGAGGCGCAGCTGGTATTGTTGCTGCTATTACTTCTAAAAGATTAAACAAAGACTTGCATATAGATATATTTGATGCAAACAAAGCCATAGGCAAAAAGATTTTAGCAAGTGGGAATGGGCGTTGTAATATATCCAATACACAAGTAAGTGCTTCTAACTATATAGGAGAAGATACCTCTTTTGTAGAGCATGCGCTTAAAGTATTTGATTTTAAAGCTTTTGAGAACTTTTGTAAGAGTATTGGTTTATTATTAGATATCAAAGAAACGAATAAAGTCTATCCTTTATCCAATGAAGCAAAGTCTGTTGTTAATTTATTAATACTAAGTGTTGAATCCTTAGGTATTAATGTATATACATCAACACTAATTACAAGCATTCAAAAAAACAATAATACATTTACCCTAAAATGTGAAAACAATGAATATAAGAACTATGATAAAGTCTTAGTATGTAATGGACTAGGAGCAGCCCCTCAGTTACAAGCCAATGAAAGTGGAATAGACTTTGCAAATGCTTTTGATCACTCTTGTAATATTACCTATCCTTCATTAGTAGGTTTACAAAGCCAAGTAGATTATCACAATAGAATGCAAGGCGTTAAAAAAGAATGTTTGGTATCTTTGTATATAGATGGACAGCTTGAACAAGAGATATATGGAGATGTGTTATTTACTAAGTATGGAGTATCAGGTTTTGCAATATTGGATATCTCTCAATTAGCAGCTCAAGCTCTTAGTTTATACCAAGATGTAAAAATATCAATTAACTTTTTTTCAAAAATTAACAGAAACGATTTAGCCAATCAAATACAAAACTTATTTAAAGCCCTTCCAGAACAAAAAGTAAGTGATTTATTAATAGGAATGTTAAGCAATAAAATACCAACAGTATTATTAGATATATGCAAAATATCCCACGAAGCAAAAGCCGCAGATATTAATAACAAACAAATAAAGTCTTTAGCTTATCAATTGAACTCATGGAAATTAAAAATTACCGACACTCAAGGTTTTAAACATGCTGAGGTTAGTGGTGGAGGCGTTCGCACTGCTGAGGTAGATAATAAAACATATGAGAGTAAAAAAGTAAAAGGTTTGTATTTTGCAGGAGAAGTGTTAGATATTGTAGGAAATAGGGGTGGGTTTAATTTACAGTTTGCGTGGGCCAGTGGTTATGCCGCTGGAGTTAGTATCTCTAAATAA
- a CDS encoding cupin domain-containing protein, which translates to MNNIFANIKIDVKNEEFLNILKHDSVRIERIVSNGQVSVEGFWYEQEENEFIIILEGNMVLEFENKEVLLNTGDYYNIKTKEKHRVKYTSTSESTICLAVFYKD; encoded by the coding sequence ATGAATAATATATTTGCAAATATTAAAATTGATGTAAAAAATGAAGAATTTTTAAACATCCTAAAACATGATTCTGTGAGAATTGAGCGAATTGTTTCCAATGGACAAGTATCTGTTGAAGGCTTTTGGTATGAGCAAGAAGAAAATGAATTTATTATTATTTTAGAAGGTAATATGGTATTAGAGTTTGAGAATAAAGAAGTATTATTAAATACAGGCGATTACTATAATATAAAAACAAAAGAAAAACACAGAGTGAAGTATACAAGTACAAGCGAATCAACAATTTGTTTGGCTGTATTTTATAAAGATTAA